From a single Capsicum annuum cultivar UCD-10X-F1 chromosome 12, UCD10Xv1.1, whole genome shotgun sequence genomic region:
- the LOC107850387 gene encoding uncharacterized protein LOC107850387, with amino-acid sequence MITRSKLAEQLREYQIKSKHDWASVSFFSSTSNLTSTRVDVVIFVIWELVILAFLVFSAVSLYFRHLKLAFILVCVTLLLLLCMKIAKKVRSARKKKRRMLLPLSM; translated from the exons ATGATAACGAGATCGAAACTAGCAGAGCAATTGAGAGAGTATCAGATTAAATCGAAACATGATTGGGCATCTGTTTCATTTTTCTCATCTACCTCTAATTTAACATCCACAAG GGTGGATGTCGTCATCTTTGTGATATGGGAACTGGTTATTTTAGCGTTCCTGGTTTTCTCTGCTGTATCACTGTACTTCAGGCATCTAAAgcttgcttttattttagtatgtgTGACCTTGTTATTGCTTTTGTGCATGAAAATAGCAAAGAAAGTAAGATCAGCTCGGAAAAAGAAGCGAAGGATGCTTCTCCCTTTATCCATGTAG
- the LOC107850388 gene encoding alcohol dehydrogenase-like 7, with the protein MGTTQADLTRTAGKPIHCKAAVARKPGEPLVIEEVIVAPPKVHEVRLKIICTSLCHSDVTFWKLKDFPGCFPRILGHEAFGVVESVGEDVHDLKEGDSVVPIFLPDCAQCIDCTSKKSNNCSKFEFKVSPWMLRDGTSRFTTVDGETLYHFLSVSSFAEYTVVDIANVMKIDPCVPPNRACLFSCGVSTGVGAALKSAKVEPGSTVVIFGLGAIGLAVAEGARISGASRIIGVDINSDKFEIGKQFGVTDFVNSNSYGDKPISQVINEMTNGGGDYCFECVGMGKLVQEAYACCRKGWGKTIVLGVDKPGAELTFKSFDVLHLGKTLIGSLFGGLKPKSDIPLLVKRYLDKELQLDKFVTHEVSFQDINKAFDLHVEGKSLRCVVWMDK; encoded by the exons ATGGGTACCACACAAGCTGACTTGACCAGAACTGCTGGAAAGCCAATTCATTGCAAAG CTGCGGTGGCAAGAAAACCAGGAGAACCTCTGGTGATAGAGGAAGTGATTGTGGCTCCGCCTAAAGTCCATGAAGTTCGCCTAAAAATCATATGTACTTCTCTCTGTCACAGTGACGTTACCTTCTGGAAGTTGAAA GACTTTCCTGGATGCTTTCCAAGAATATTGGGCCACGAGGCTTTCGG GGTTGTGGAGAGTGTTGGAGAAGATGTCCACGATTTAAAAGAAGGAGATTCAGTTGTCCCGATATTTTTGCCCGACTGTGCACAATGTATAGATTGCACATCCAAGAAGAGCAACAATTGTTCAAAATTCGAATTTAAGGTATCTCCATGGATGCTTAGAGATGGAACAAGTAGATTCACTACCGTTGATGGAGAGACTTTATACCATTTCCTGTCTGTATCAAGTTTTGCGGAGTACACTGTTGTAGACATTGCTAATGTAATGAAGATCGATCCTTGTGTTCCACCTAACAGGGCATGCCTCTTTAGTTGTGGAGTATCAACAG GAGTAGGTGCTGCCCTGAAATCTGCAAAGGTTGAACCAGGATCAACTGTAGTAATATTTGGTTTGGGCGCAATTGGTTTAGCA GTTGCGGAGGGAGCAAGGATATCTGGCGCTTCAAGAATTATTGGTGTAGATATAAACTCTGACAAGTTCGAAATAG GGAAACAATTTGGAGTGACTGATTTTGTCAATTCCAATAGCTACGGGGATAAACCTATTAGCCAG GTGATAAATGAGATGACTAACGGAGGTGGTGACTACTGCTTTGAATGTGTTGGTATGGGAAAACTCGTGCAGGAAGCATATGCCTGCTGTCGAAAG GGTTGGGGAAAGACAATTGTCCTAGGAGTTGATAAACCGGGAGCAGAGCTGACATTTAAATCTTTCGACGTTCTTCATTTGGGGAAAACTCTCATAGGATCACTGTTTGGAGGTCTCAAACCCAAATCTGACATTCCTCTTCTTGTCAAACGCTACCTCGACAAG GAACTGCAACTGGACAAGTTTGTAACACACGAAGTGAGTTTTCAAGACATCAACAAGGCGTTTGATTTACACGTTGAAGGAAAGAGCCTCCGATGTGTTGTTTGGATGGATAAGTGA